The window attgatcatctttacaaAAGGGTAACATTTCGGATTGAGCTACTAATCTCCCGTGAGATCGGTCTATCTCCTCGTGCAATGCATGCCCACGTGGGGTTAGGCGGAGGCAACTCTGGGTCGATCCATGTTCAAAATATTGATTGGTACATCGCTTCATCGCCGAGGTGAAAAACTGTTGTCATGCCCTTTGTTGGTCAGACTCAACAGCGGTGAACTTGTGTCGCCACCGTGTTCAATGAATTCTCTATTTATTGTTGTGCCGGTCTTAATTGGCCGGTCTCGGCAATCATGATGAAATCTTTGTCAAGGCCGTTTTCTGGTGGGACATGCAGTGTGAAGACAACAAGCAAACAATCATGCACTCTTTAATCAGAGTGAGGAGGCAAGTCACTAGGGTGGACGTCCTGAACCCGGTACATATGAACCCGCTTTTTaaaaatgtattttaaaaatgttttaaaatttcaaaaaattcaaaacaaaatttcacGCGTACATGTTCGTAAAATGTGTGTGTGTGGCACAAAGTTTTCCCAAAAAATATATTTTTAGTTTGCCTCCGTGAAAAAGAAAATTTTAGTGCTCCTAAATATCGTTCCATGACACAATTTTTGTCTCTTTTGCACAAGTCAAAGAAAAAATTATTTTTCCGCGAAACTTCTTGTGCGCACATAGAATGTGAAGATGTACGTGCTTAACTTTATTTCGAATTTTTTTAGCATTTAGAATGTGTTTTCCGAAATGGATCCATATGTACCTGGGTTCATCTATGTATTTTCCCAAGCCACTAGGCCAAATTCCCAAGGCGTGCTTCCAGCTTCTGATGGCAAACCGTGATTGTTGCATATCTCCAGTTCGCTCTAATTAATTTGGTCATGTTTTGTGAAATGTTGAGCATGTTGAGCATTTCATGGCTGTGTGTGCTAATATTTCTACATAAACACTGAATCATGCGTGATATATAATTACTCTCCCGATCCAAAATATGTGTCGTGGTTTTTGTTCACATTTGAACTAAAAGCACGACACTTACTTTGGAGGAGCATATATTATTTGATCTCATTGGGACATTGATGGAAGGGACACTAGGTTGTGAAATGCTGGGGTAAAGAAACATGCTGGCCTCTAGATGGTGTTGCAGTCACTCCACTCTGAAATGAATCAGCACATCCAATAATATGCATCACTAGTAAATGTACTAAAATCTCTCTTTGCTAGCAGAGTCCTATATACCAGAGCGCTACTGGACCAATTTATATATTTACTTATCAAAATGAGCTGAAATGCACTAAGtatgtactagaaggaatcataTTTTGAAACCGAATACCAAAAAAACCCTATATTTATTATGATAACAGACAGGCAGATTATTAAACTAAATAGTTCTCACAGCAATTACTACGTACCATCATTATGTTATCTTTCTAATTGGAACTACCCCATCTACTATCTACACTAGAATTCATAAGGCGAAgacaagaaaattcaaaaaatataagaAGGCGCAAGAAAAAACCCAGATCGATTATATAAATGTCTCACAAAACAATATTATTACAGGCCCAACTGTAGTCTTAGAAAGGTAGTCCatccctccgtttggaattacttgtctcgaatatggatgtatctaaactaaaatacatctaggtacattcatttctgtgacaagtaattctgaacggagggagtacttcattaAGTCATCATCAGGCTTGGGACTGCTGTTTCACGATCGAGCTTGGGGCAGGGGAAGGGAGGGGGTCCGACACTTGCCGCCATGGCCTTAGCCCTAGGCCTTCTTCTCGCCCTGGTTGGCGGCACTTTGCTCCGCCTCAAGTCTGCGCGCTGCAGCTCGGCGATCCACCTCGGCGATGGTCTCCGACTGCCAAGCATGTTGCACGTAGGGCGAGAAGAAAAGGGCCAACAACAGCAGGGCTCCAGTTCCCGTCACCATGACCCCGATGAGCGTTCTCACTAACCAGATCCTGTAATCCCTGAAAGATGCAAACTCTGCCCAAGTCAAGTCAAATAAAATCCTACGAACACAACAGTTATCCATTTAATTTGAAGCAGCAATTGGAAGCAGCAGGGTTCAAGAAATGAGCACGTACGCCGCTTCCCTCTTCATCGTCGCCACCTCGTTGGAGAGCCTGTAGTGCATTTGGGTAACGTGTGCCGTTCGCCTGTGGAACGACTCCTCCATTTCGATGCAAATGGCCTTGATCTTGGCGCACTCAGCGGCGCACTCGACGCAGCCGGGGGCAGCGGCCTTGGTGGAGGTGGAGAGGCCGGCCCTGTGCGCGCGAAACCAAGACAAGCGAGGACAAATTAGCGCGCGCTCCGGAAAGGGGAGGATCCACGTTCAGTGCAAGCGCCATGCCGGAAAGAAGAGCAAGGGGAAACCGAACCTGATGCCGAACGTGGCACTTGCGGCGCCGCCGCGTCCATGCCCGCCGGCGGCCGGAGCTCCGACGCTGAAAACAAAGTGAACGAAAGAGATAAAAAAAAAAGTCAGATTTACGGACGCGGGCGCGCTCCGGCCGGCCCGCGTAGGATGTGGCCGAGATAGACGACTGGCACGTACCTCATGCCGCCGGTGAGGCCAGCCGCGCCGGGAGCGCCGATGCCGAGCCCCGCGGCAGCCGCGCCCTGGGCGCCCTTAAGCTTCGCGCCGTACAGAGACACGGCCGGCGCGCCGATCCTGTGGCCATCGAAAGAAACAGAGCAAAAGGTGAGTCTCCCGCGTCGGCGAACGGAAGAGACGAGGCAGGAGGAGGAACGTACCGGTGGCCGCCGTTGGCCCCGCGGTCAGCCGTGGCGAGCCCAGCTCCGGTGCCctttgttagactgtatttacatttgtatattgtaacgttgtataccacctcattatatatatatgtgataggccacccctagagggttgtgccggttccctcaaagcctattgtcttacatggtatcacgctaggttacgtccgcttccgcctaaaaaccctaaaccaccgccgccgccgccgccgcgcccgccgtcgccgtcgcccgactgctatgacgtccgccgctgcgtccggctccaccgccaccggttttctgccggcctccttcgcggcacttctctcgaggccgctagatgccgcctcccttcaggcgccgatcgggacacggagcgtcggctccctcttcgcgctcccgccggctgctacttcgcccgggcaggcgcttgtggcccacatcgccgccgccccgtcaaccgcggctgtcgcgccctcggccactgcgccgctggtggcggaggacgtcgcgctggcatgcttcgcggcgtcaaccgcggccatcgcgccctctgtcaccgcgccggctgcccctctgactgtctccacggtggtctcacctcagccagtctcctcgatgggatcgcagccgccgccgccgtttcacttcggccatctcatcaccatcaagttgtcgtcggacaattacatcttctggcgcgcgcaggttcttccgcttcttgggagtcactatctgcttggctatgtcgacggctctctcccttgccctcctgcgctggttgacagcatgcacggtccggtctataatccggctcaccgtgtctggacagggcaggatcaggcgaacctctcctccatccaggggtcgctctctccggccgttgttgggcttgttgtcttcgccaagacgtcccacgaggcatgtactattcttgagcgctcgtttgcggcacagtcgcaggctcgtgtatctgggctccgtcgccaacttggggagtgtcagaagcttgactccaccgccactgagttctacaacaaagtcaagagtctcgccgacacgctggcctccattggacagcccctcaccgactccgagttcaactcgtttattgtcaatggtcttgatgaggagtatgacgccctagtcgagatcatcaatgagaggggcaactccacgcccatgccagcacacgaggtcttttcatgcctcctgcttactgagcaacgagtcgagacgcgccgatccaggggcaacggcgccctctcggcaaacgccgccaccaagggtggtcgctcctctgcttcatccagggctccttcggggcagtcaccaccacccgcctcggcccctcctcctactgcgacgctaccaggggctggcggtccacgtgtgtgccagctttgtggtcgcgatgggcactgggcctcgaagtgtcacaagcgcttccagcggggttttcttggtctcggcaatgacgggaaggatacacgcaactttgctcgtcaggtcgccatggctgatcgtccgccgccgcagaagccacagggacacactcagtcctactccattgatccccactggtacatggactctggggcgacagagcacctgaccagtgagatggggaagcttcacactcgtgaaccttaccatggctccgacaagatccacaccgccaatggagcaggtatgcacatctctcatattggtcaagcatcacttctcactagacatgccaataggagtcttcaacttcgcaatgttcttcgagttccatctgtgacacgtaatcttctttcagttcctaaactcactcgtgataataatgtgctttgtgaatttcatccttttgatctttttattaaggatcggggcacgagggacattcttcttagtgggcggctctgccaag is drawn from Triticum dicoccoides isolate Atlit2015 ecotype Zavitan chromosome 6B, WEW_v2.0, whole genome shotgun sequence and contains these coding sequences:
- the LOC119321556 gene encoding spidroin-1-like → MAAPLKISRSALQAAAKAAGFQDLRKVSLSQFRALCAAAGANGEVIPASTGSSVGAPGAAVGAAGHGTKGGTGAGLATADRGANGGHRIGAPAVSLYGAKLKGAQGAAAAGLGIGAPGAAGLTGGMSVGAPAAGGHGRGGAASATFGIRAGLSTSTKAAAPGCVECAAECAKIKAICIEMEESFHRRTAHVTQMHYRLSNEVATMKREAADYRIWLVRTLIGVMVTGTGALLLLALFFSPYVQHAWQSETIAEVDRRAAARRLEAEQSAANQGEKKA